One Leishmania donovani BPK282A1 complete genome, chromosome 15 genomic window carries:
- a CDS encoding protein phosphatase 2C, putative yields the protein MKMPVKRKNSSSNGNGSKHGNGNKGIVVKMKKQVEDDDFEKFLSELSKTTRHIGMERTERMVKEGRAREGQRKKHADLAKQRSTNELENALINRQKSMQLQQLLAELLTAQRPFGSKPMTDFHSETHTGNPNFDVAVGDMQGWRAQMEDAHLVNVKFLSGGADSKEGYFGVFDGHSGVQSANLCSQIFSSTVEKYATPAGNHHHTIDFEKAFLDVDRQLKGALGEGGSGCTAVTVYVSPEEITCAWVGDSRAVLCRNGGAFALSHDHKPDVAAEKERIEAAGGFVQDNRVNGQLAMSRAMGDFVYKGDTKREVAQQLVVPVPGVITTKRSAGDSYVAIACDGIFDVLSSEELIEFINDKKAKGLPNIDICKDVCNRCLAPSSPEGGPAVAEGTDNMTIMIVDLK from the coding sequence ATGAAAATGCCCGTGAAGCGAAAGAATAGCAGTTCCAAtggcaacggcagcaagCACGGAAATGGCAACAAGGGCATCGTTGTCAAGATGAAGAAGCAGGTGGAGGACGATGATTTCGAGAAGTTCCTGTCTGAGCTCTCGAAGACGACGCGGCACATTGGCATGGAGCGGACGGAGAGGATGGTcaaggaggggagggctcGCGAAGGCCAGCGCAAGAAGCACGCCGACttggcgaagcagcgctcgACTAACGAGCTGGAGAATGCGCTAATCAACCGCCAGAAGAGtatgcagctgcagcagctgctggcggagctcCTTACCGCGCAGCGTCCCTTCGGTAGTAAGCCCATGACGGACTTCCATAGCGAGACGCACACCGGTAACCCCAACTTTGACGTCGCGGTTGGTGACATGCAGGGCTGGCGTGCACAGATGGAGGACGCGCACCTGGTAAATGTAAAGTTCCTGTCTGGCGGCGCGGATAGCAAGGAGGGCTACTTCGGCGTCTTCGACGGCCATTCCGGCGTGCAGAGCGCCAACCTGTGCAGCCAGATCTTCTCCAGTACCGTGGAGAAGTACGCGACGCCGGCGGGCAATCATCACCACACCATCGACTTTGAGAAGGCCTTCCTTGACGTCGATAGGCAGCTCAAGGGCGCgctcggcgagggcggctCTGGCTGCACGGCTGTCACCGTGTACGTGTCCCCTGAGGAGATTACGTGCGCGTGGGTCGGCGACTCGCGTGCGGTGCTGTgccgcaacggcggcgccttTGCCCTGTCGCACGACCACAAACCGGACGTGGCGGCCGAAAAGGAGCGCATCGAGGCGGCCGGCGGATTTGTGCAGGACAACCGCGTGAACGGACAGCTGGCCATGAGCCGCGCCATGGGCGATTTTGTGTACAAGGGGGACACCAAGCGGGaggtagcgcagcagcttgtggtgccggtgcccgGCGTGATCACAACAAAGCGGAGCGCCGGCGACTCGTACGTGGCCATCGCCTGCGACGGCATCTTCGATGTGCTGAGCAGCGAGGAGCTCATCGAGTTCATTAACGACAAGAAAGCGAAAGGCCTGCCGAACATCGACATCTGCAAGGATGTGTGCAACCGATGCCTCGCGCCGAGCTCGCCGGAGGGCGGCCCGGCCGTGGCGGAGGGCACCGACAATATGACCATCATGATCGTGGATCTCAAGTGA
- a CDS encoding serine/threonine-protein kinase, putative → MADSSKVTLSRASPERLVHHHRARCAALEGETHAPYEVEAEPTQVDSSHRHYLHYGNAAHIGVHWHSSDAVHGGYSEPSAAGELTAESRETGAVNAAPAPTTSSSTSSPNSASTAARTRLSSSHLSPRTAGEGQPASLTHNPPAVHADPAARPAAPMASTGANGCGHPAVSASAEGRLNHVHATGEAGAPSSASSHSTGPPAPTAAPPKDASTTTAAKNHPLASATTHARTGFSNGRLPSHPEPAASTAAGTTRPPSHPQLPLSHPTTSSTAAAAAATFSSGAVAKEGGTNGAGASTSDGADPYARPAIALSVHLLGLYKMVNARYCAQRRLESPGPKYNSGYDDKDGHYLFLPGEVIFQRYIAQEVLGKGSFGTVIRGFDQKRSEAVAMKITRRGSSFRSQAKLELDILLRLNENPALNHLVVRLLKVFEWQGHLVLVFELLSFNLYQLIKCTRFNGVSLDLVRKFAYQLTHTLLQLELQKPHPIIHCDLKPENILLRNQNRSGIRLIDFGSACYTAKRFHRYIQSRFYRSPEVILFLDYGTPIDRWSLACVLVEMHTGVPLFDGRTEAAQLAKIEATLGPIPAGMVAGSPKANRFYYGNATSGFQLKEPIPERRTLESVIGVTTGGPRGRRLNTPGHDEKAYREFHDFISRFLRYQPEERMSCRDALQHPFLRPLYTSDLQQQKDREVAQPISAPQPPQKQQHTQCSQNSKPQPQSPKNINATTTKMLTSTERSRASALPPAE, encoded by the coding sequence ATGGCTGACTCTTCGAAGGTGACGTTGTCGCGGGCGAGCCCGGAGCGGTTGGTGCATCACCACCGCGCCaggtgcgcggcgctggaggggGAGACCCATGCGCCGTATGAGGTGGAGGCAGAGCCCACGCAAGTGGAtagcagccaccgccactaCCTCCACTACGGTAACGCGGCCCACATAGGCGTCCACTGGCACTCCTCTGATGCCGTTCATGGCGGCTACTCGGAGCCGAGCGCCGCTGGGGAGCTCACCGCGGAGTCGCGAGAGACGGGAGCGGTGAACGCGGCGCCCGCCCCCACAACAAGTAGCAGCACCAGCTCCCCCAACTCAGCCTCGACTGCAGCCCGGACTCGCCTTTCATCGTCTCACCTGTCCCCCCGCACCGCGGGCGAAGGCCAGCCAGCGTCCTTGACGCATAACCCCCCTGCCGTGCATGCAGATCCGGCAGCGCGGCCAGCTGCACCAATGGCGTCCACGGGCGCAAATGGCTGCGGCCATCCAGCCGTGTCGGCGTCAGCTGAGGGCCGACTCAACCATGTGCACGCCACCGGAGAGGCAGGTGCGCCATCTTCTGCGTCTTCCCACTCGACtgggccgccggcgccgacggctgcACCTCCCAAAGACgcgagcaccaccaccgctgccaagAACCACCCTCTGGCATCCGCAACGACGCACGCCAGAACGGGTTTTAGTAACGGCAGGCTGCCATCTCATCCCGAGCCAGCGGCGTCCACGGCAGCTGGCACCACGCGGCCACCGTCGCACCCACAGCTGCCCCTATCCCACCCCACCACGTCtagcaccgcggcggcggcagcggctacATTTTCCTCGGGTGCTGTCGCAAAGGAGGGTGGTACcaacggcgcaggcgcgAGTACCTCGGACGGGGCTGATCCCTACGCCCGCCCAGCCATCGCCCTCAGCGTGCACCTTCTGGGCTTGTACAAGATGGTGAACGCGCGGTactgcgcgcagcggcgcctcgaGTCCCCGGGACCGAAGTACAACAGCGGCTACGATGACAAGGATGGCCACTATTTGTTCCTACCAGGGGAGGTGATCTTCCAGCGGTACATTGCACAGGAGGTGTTGGGCAAGGGCAGTTTCGGCACCGTCATCCGCGGCTTTGACCAGAAGCGGTCCGAGGCAGTGGCGATGAAGATCACGCGTCGCGGCTCGAGCTTTCGGAGCCAGGCGAAGCTGGAGCTTGACATCCTGTTGCGCCTCAACGAGAACCCAGCACTGAACCACCTCGTGGTGCGACTGTTGAAGGTGTTTGAGTGGCAGGGCCACCTTGTACTGGTGTTTGAGCTGCTGAGCTTCAACCTGTACCAGCTCATCAAGTGCACCCGGTTCAACGGGGTGAGTCTGGACCTGGTGCGCAAGTTCGCCTACCAGCTGacgcacacgctgctgcagcttgaGTTGCAGAAGCCGCACCCGATAATCCACTGTGACCTGAAGCCGGAGAACATACTGCTGCGCAATCAAAACAGAAGCGGCATCCGCCTGATCGACTTTGGCTCCGCCTGCTACACTGCCAAGCGTTTCCATCGCTACATCCAAAGCCGCTTCTACCGAAGCCCAGAGGTGATACTGTTTCTCGATTACGGCACGCCGATCGATCGCTGGTCGctggcgtgcgtgctggtggAGATGCACACCGGCGTCCCTTTGTTTGACGGCcgcacggaggcggcgcagctggcaaAGATCGAAGCCACTCTCGGGCCGATACCGGCGGGAATGGTGGCGGGGTCGCCCAAGGCAAATCGGTTCTACTACGGCAACGCCACGTCTGGATTCCAGCTGAAGGAGCCCATTCCGGAGCGGCGCACGCTCGAGAGCGTCATCGGCGTCACCACCGGCGGGCCGCGGGGCCGGCGCCTCAACACTCCCGGCCACGACGAAAAGGCGTACCGCGAGTTCCACGACTTCATCTCGCGCTTTTTACGATATCAACCGGAGGAGCGGATGAGCTGccgcgatgcgctgcagcatccTTTTCTGAGGCCCCTGTACACATCAGACCTTCAGCAACAGAAGGATCGTGAAGTTGCTCAGCCGATATCCGCCCCGCAACCCCCACAGAAACAGCAACACACTCAATGCTCTCAGAACAGCAaaccgcagccgcagtcgCCGAAGAACATTAATgccacaacaacaaaaatgCTCACCTCCACagagcgcagccgcgcatcTGCTCTTCCTCCAGCCGAATAG